The following are encoded in a window of Thermodesulfobacterium geofontis OPF15 genomic DNA:
- a CDS encoding FtsX-like permease family protein yields MRFFRLNWEFWIALKYVFSPKRERLTGIISIISIIGVALSVGALTVVNSVMTGFKEALSEKILSLNPHISITFRNPEARERLLEIIKKEIPSKEIISIQETSTLQGLIIFSGTPVGIILKATNLENLKKERGFKKFQIEKTYFDNNGEALPIIIGEKLRERLGLSLGEKIRFISIEGFYTPFGFFPKITTFIVAGTFETGVYDYDLNLVFTSFKLFSQKFKPNNYALEIKLKDPFKSNEFKKGILSHLGFGITIFDWQEWNKNLFAALKMEKIGLFVVLTLMITVSLFTIIAAMTMLVSEKKMDIAILRALGVSSKSILKIFFFCGLILSLMGVIAGLILGSSLCILLSHYPVIKLPSEVYPVEYMPVKLKIIDIFIISFVAVFISVLACIFPAKKASEIIPAEILRHG; encoded by the coding sequence ATGAGATTTTTTAGATTAAATTGGGAATTTTGGATAGCTTTAAAATACGTTTTTTCTCCAAAAAGAGAAAGATTGACTGGTATCATTTCTATTATTTCTATTATTGGAGTTGCTTTAAGTGTAGGAGCTTTAACAGTGGTTAATTCTGTTATGACAGGTTTTAAAGAGGCTCTCTCAGAAAAAATTTTGAGCCTAAATCCTCATATAAGCATAACTTTTAGAAATCCTGAAGCAAGAGAAAGACTTTTAGAAATTATTAAAAAGGAAATACCTTCTAAAGAAATTATTAGTATTCAAGAAACATCAACTTTGCAAGGTTTAATAATTTTTTCAGGAACTCCTGTGGGAATCATTTTAAAAGCTACAAATTTAGAGAATTTGAAAAAAGAAAGAGGGTTTAAAAAATTCCAAATTGAAAAGACTTATTTTGATAATAACGGAGAAGCCTTACCAATAATAATAGGTGAAAAACTGAGAGAAAGACTTGGGCTTAGTTTAGGAGAAAAAATAAGATTTATAAGTATAGAAGGTTTCTATACACCCTTTGGATTTTTTCCTAAAATAACTACCTTTATAGTGGCAGGAACTTTTGAAACTGGTGTTTATGATTATGATCTAAATCTTGTCTTTACTTCTTTTAAATTATTTTCTCAAAAATTTAAACCTAATAATTATGCCTTAGAAATAAAACTTAAAGATCCTTTCAAATCGAACGAATTTAAAAAGGGTATCCTTTCCCATCTTGGTTTTGGTATAACTATATTTGATTGGCAGGAATGGAATAAAAATCTCTTTGCTGCTTTAAAAATGGAAAAAATTGGACTTTTCGTAGTCTTAACTCTTATGATTACAGTTTCTCTTTTTACTATAATTGCAGCAATGACTATGCTTGTTTCTGAAAAAAAGATGGATATTGCTATTTTAAGGGCTCTTGGTGTTTCCTCCAAAAGTATTTTAAAAATTTTCTTTTTTTGCGGTTTAATTCTTTCTTTAATGGGAGTTATTGCAGGTTTAATATTGGGTAGCTCTCTTTGTATATTACTTTCTCATTATCCTGTTATTAAGCTTCCCAGTGAAGTTTATCCAGTTGAATATATGCCTGTGAAGTTAAAAATTATAGATATTTTTATAATAAGCTTTGTTGCAGTGTTTATAAGTGTTTTAGCATGCATCTTTCCAGCTAAAAAAGCGAGTGAAATCATTCCTGCAGAAATTTTAAGGCATGGATAA
- the xerA gene encoding site-specific tyrosine recombinase/integron integrase: protein MIEKYLKEFLDYLTFEKNYSFNTIRSYKKDLEGFLEFLKNQNINSLESLEPFHIRLYLLFLKKEKKEATTIARKLSSIRSFLKYLLKQKKIKKSLFSYLSNPKVSKKLPLIPTEEEINSFIDSLGSNEEFLDIRDRALLEVAYGCGLRVSEIANLTIDQINFGLQIIRVLGKGKKERIVPFGKKAFKALREYLKIREFLLTKLKKKSPYVFLNFKGEKLTERGIRYIVKKRSKKRGLTYLHPHILRHAFATHLLNAGVDLRSIQEMLGHSSLTTTEVYTKVNYEYLLKTYLQAHPRAKED, encoded by the coding sequence GTGATTGAAAAATATCTAAAAGAGTTCTTAGATTATCTCACCTTTGAAAAAAACTACTCCTTTAATACCATAAGGAGCTATAAAAAAGATTTAGAAGGGTTTTTAGAATTTTTAAAGAATCAGAATATCAATTCCTTAGAATCTTTAGAACCTTTTCATATTAGGCTATATTTACTTTTTTTAAAGAAAGAGAAAAAAGAGGCAACCACCATAGCAAGAAAACTAAGCAGTATTCGGAGTTTTTTAAAATACTTGTTAAAACAGAAAAAGATTAAAAAAAGTTTATTTAGCTATTTGTCAAATCCAAAAGTATCAAAAAAGTTACCTTTAATTCCTACAGAAGAGGAGATTAATAGTTTTATAGATAGTTTAGGAAGTAATGAAGAGTTTTTAGATATTAGAGATAGAGCACTTTTAGAAGTTGCTTATGGATGTGGTTTAAGAGTTAGTGAAATAGCTAATTTAACTATAGATCAAATTAATTTTGGATTACAGATTATAAGAGTTTTAGGGAAAGGAAAAAAAGAAAGAATTGTTCCTTTTGGTAAAAAAGCTTTTAAAGCCTTAAGAGAATATCTAAAAATAAGAGAGTTTTTATTAACGAAATTAAAAAAGAAAAGTCCCTATGTTTTTTTAAATTTTAAGGGGGAAAAGTTAACTGAAAGGGGTATAAGATATATTGTTAAAAAAAGAAGTAAAAAAAGGGGATTAACCTATTTACATCCTCATATTTTAAGACATGCCTTTGCTACCCATCTCTTAAATGCAGGGGTAGATTTAAGAAGTATTCAAGAAATGCTTGGACACTCATCTCTTACTACCACAGAAGTTTATACAAAAGTAAATTATGAATATCTTCTCAAAACCTATCTTCAAGCTCACCCAAGAGCAAAAGAAGATTAA
- the flgG gene encoding flagellar basal-body rod protein FlgG, which produces MIRALWSAATGMQGQQLQLDVIANNLSNVNTPGFKKSRVDFEDLFYQNLKLPGALTAEGTLTPVGMQVGLGVRPVAVAKLFTQGEYQLTNQELDLAIEGRGFFKVTLGGEEYYTRAGNFKLDRDGYIVTADGARLYPEFTVPTGTVKIEVTQDGIITALDPNGNVLAQSQILLYDFPNPAGLYAVGRNLFKASDAAGDEIEGVPGQNGFGTIAQGYLEMSNVDVVEEMVKMIITQRAYEANSKAVLTADNLLEMANNLKR; this is translated from the coding sequence ATGATTAGAGCGCTTTGGAGTGCAGCAACAGGTATGCAAGGACAACAGCTTCAATTAGATGTTATTGCCAATAATTTGTCTAATGTGAACACCCCAGGATTCAAAAAAAGCAGAGTTGATTTTGAAGATTTATTTTATCAAAATTTAAAACTTCCTGGTGCTCTTACAGCAGAAGGAACTTTAACACCTGTGGGTATGCAGGTTGGACTTGGAGTAAGACCAGTAGCTGTAGCTAAACTTTTTACCCAGGGAGAATATCAGCTTACTAATCAAGAATTGGATTTAGCTATAGAAGGAAGAGGTTTTTTTAAAGTAACCTTAGGAGGAGAAGAATATTATACTCGTGCAGGAAATTTTAAACTCGATAGAGATGGATATATAGTTACTGCAGATGGGGCAAGACTTTACCCTGAATTTACTGTTCCTACAGGGACAGTTAAAATTGAGGTTACCCAGGATGGAATAATTACAGCCCTTGATCCCAATGGAAATGTTTTAGCACAAAGTCAAATACTTCTATATGATTTTCCAAACCCTGCAGGGCTTTATGCAGTAGGAAGAAATCTTTTTAAAGCCTCTGATGCAGCAGGGGATGAAATAGAAGGAGTTCCTGGGCAGAATGGTTTCGGAACCATAGCTCAAGGATACTTAGAAATGTCAAATGTAGATGTGGTTGAAGAAATGGTAAAGATGATTATAACCCAAAGAGCATATGAAGCTAATTCTAAAGCTGTTCTTACTGCAGATAACCTTTTAGAGATGGCAAATAATCTTAAGAGGTAA
- a CDS encoding hybrid sensor histidine kinase/response regulator, with the protein MEIRFDEILNKLDTGVLIVDKNYYIIYANKKAKEIFNLDLSSPITCYSLFYQYSDPCASCVKKHLTPEKPEVKLTLSLGKKLYFIEYSYFSEDKIIILVRDMDEESYYKNSYFRVLENLPFLIIFIKKGKIKYLNSFSEKNLGYTKQELFDKTFAELIVSPEERFNIEKTFNEVLVEDKEEEILINLVNREGKSKTYLGKCFAIDDIDKEKILIVSGMDITEFLDLRQRLDSIHKTQSFGSFLRSMVHDFNNILQQVGEYLKDIKENINNPQKIRKYLNLTEKTLSSWIDLNKLLLDYTKEFREIEKKRTEIIGFMKNNLELFQLIAGSHIFIQLDFNYLSSAWVPGDESFWRYIFLNFISNAKDAIEGEGTISLIFRTKIENGEKYLLIFIKDTGCGIPEEYINKIFQPFFTTKEKSSGLGLFLVKSHINNIGGKIEVESEVGKGTVFKVYVPLMEVKKIEKERKKPEETYIILVEDEEEIRKNLKEILEKEGYKVYAFSSGKEVKENLERIEKADLLISDFHLPDIKGGELYQILKQKFPNIDVIFLTGDIFGLAELPSNRVILKPFTINDLFLKIKELLQ; encoded by the coding sequence ATGGAAATAAGATTTGATGAAATATTAAATAAATTAGATACAGGTGTGCTAATTGTTGATAAAAATTACTATATAATTTATGCTAATAAGAAAGCTAAAGAAATTTTTAATTTAGATTTAAGTTCCCCTATTACTTGTTATTCTCTGTTTTATCAATATTCAGATCCTTGTGCAAGTTGTGTAAAAAAACACTTAACTCCTGAAAAGCCAGAAGTTAAATTAACTCTTTCTCTTGGTAAAAAATTGTATTTTATTGAATACAGCTATTTTTCTGAAGATAAAATTATTATTCTTGTTAGAGATATGGATGAAGAATCTTATTATAAAAATTCTTATTTCAGAGTTTTGGAAAACCTTCCATTTTTGATCATTTTTATTAAAAAAGGAAAAATAAAGTATCTAAATAGTTTTTCCGAAAAAAATCTTGGTTATACAAAACAGGAACTATTTGATAAAACTTTTGCAGAACTTATAGTATCTCCGGAAGAAAGATTTAATATAGAAAAGACCTTTAATGAAGTGTTAGTAGAAGACAAAGAGGAGGAAATTTTGATAAATCTTGTAAATAGAGAGGGAAAAAGTAAAACCTATTTGGGAAAATGCTTTGCTATAGATGATATAGATAAAGAAAAAATCTTAATTGTATCAGGTATGGATATCACAGAATTTTTAGATCTTAGGCAAAGATTAGATAGTATCCATAAAACTCAGAGTTTTGGAAGTTTCTTAAGAAGTATGGTTCACGATTTTAATAATATATTACAGCAAGTAGGAGAGTATCTTAAAGATATAAAAGAAAATATAAATAATCCCCAAAAAATAAGAAAATATCTCAATTTAACAGAAAAGACTTTATCTTCTTGGATAGATTTAAATAAATTACTCTTGGATTACACTAAAGAATTTAGAGAAATAGAAAAGAAAAGAACAGAAATTATAGGATTTATGAAAAACAACTTAGAACTCTTCCAGCTTATAGCTGGATCTCATATTTTTATTCAACTTGATTTTAATTACCTCTCTTCAGCTTGGGTTCCTGGAGATGAATCTTTTTGGAGATATATATTCCTTAATTTTATAAGTAATGCCAAAGATGCTATAGAAGGAGAAGGAACCATTTCCCTTATATTTAGAACTAAAATAGAAAATGGAGAGAAGTATCTTCTTATCTTTATAAAAGATACAGGATGCGGGATCCCTGAAGAATATATTAATAAAATTTTTCAACCCTTCTTTACTACTAAAGAAAAAAGCAGTGGTTTGGGTTTGTTTTTAGTAAAAAGTCATATAAATAATATTGGAGGAAAGATAGAAGTAGAAAGCGAAGTAGGTAAAGGAACTGTTTTCAAAGTATATGTTCCTTTAATGGAAGTTAAAAAAATAGAAAAGGAAAGAAAAAAACCTGAAGAGACTTACATAATATTGGTGGAAGATGAAGAGGAAATAAGAAAAAATTTGAAAGAGATTCTTGAGAAAGAAGGATATAAGGTTTATGCCTTTTCTTCTGGTAAGGAGGTTAAAGAAAATCTTGAAAGGATTGAGAAAGCAGATTTATTAATAAGTGATTTTCATCTTCCTGATATTAAGGGAGGGGAATTATATCAGATTTTGAAGCAAAAATTTCCCAATATAGATGTAATTTTTCTAACAGGTGATATATTTGGATTAGCAGAGCTTCCAAGTAATAGGGTAATATTAAAACCCTTTACCATAAATGATTTATTTTTAAAAATAAAAGAACTTTTGCAGTGA
- the flgF gene encoding flagellar basal-body rod protein FlgF, translated as MDGIRINPHLGLLEALEAAQLMDRRLTVTANNLANVDTPGYKADSIAFIEILMKKIGPKYKKIYKENQVFIKREQGVLEYTGNPLHFAIVGEGFFKVQTPNGIAYTRAGNFTLDRERRLVTPEGYPVLANGTPVVVDPGMTREGYITMENSKLQVSPEGILSIDMTEIGRLDVVTFDDYSKIRKLGQNLYVSDGAQEIRAENYEIKQGYIEKSNVNPIREMVNLIEIQRTFEAIQRSIRSLDEETERLITTTQR; from the coding sequence ATGGATGGAATTAGAATAAATCCCCATTTAGGATTATTAGAAGCGCTTGAAGCAGCCCAACTTATGGATAGAAGACTAACAGTTACTGCAAATAATTTAGCAAATGTTGATACTCCTGGTTATAAAGCTGATAGCATAGCTTTTATTGAAATTTTAATGAAAAAAATAGGTCCTAAATATAAAAAAATTTATAAGGAAAATCAAGTTTTTATTAAAAGGGAGCAGGGAGTTTTAGAATATACAGGGAATCCTTTACATTTTGCTATTGTAGGTGAAGGATTTTTTAAAGTACAGACACCAAATGGAATAGCCTATACCAGAGCAGGTAATTTTACCTTAGATAGAGAGAGAAGGCTTGTGACACCAGAGGGATATCCTGTCCTTGCTAATGGAACTCCTGTAGTAGTTGATCCCGGAATGACAAGAGAAGGTTATATTACTATGGAAAATTCAAAACTTCAAGTTTCCCCAGAAGGTATTTTATCCATAGATATGACTGAAATAGGAAGATTAGATGTGGTTACTTTTGATGATTATAGCAAGATAAGAAAACTTGGGCAGAATCTTTACGTTTCAGATGGTGCACAAGAGATAAGGGCTGAAAATTATGAAATTAAACAGGGATATATTGAAAAATCTAATGTAAACCCTATAAGGGAAATGGTAAATCTTATAGAGATCCAAAGAACCTTTGAAGCTATTCAAAGATCAATTAGAAGTTTAGATGAGGAAACAGAAAGATTGATAACCACTACACAAAGATAA
- the bamA gene encoding outer membrane protein assembly factor BamA gives MRRIGFFFFLLLFIFPKSLLAENFQILIYSTKTYGDYLPEEILKSYFENLQKMLSQEGGKVEIKKFSQEEAFSFLKTGVYSGIAELKVITVKDNLSIEWKLYQFEKKEPYYFYVSGKKENIGELVNETSKLIKSILEKRKIIEKIQIAGNLRIGEDVILPNIKTKEGDIFDLKKLNEDLKNIYKMGYFENVELKIDEGTKGVIVTFEVKENPSVKEIVFRGNKKIKTEDLSKIVEIKEGQIVTPKELDKALETIKMYYEQSGYLGTQVSVETEKAPPAQIKLIFNIKEGEKKYIKQIQFIGNKAFSDKDLKSYLSISEKTVFSPVKKITQYLRAFVRPEPLAEPGVYNIAFLYRDLAKIETAYKNKGYIDVKVGDPIVEEEPDGVIIKIPIEEGPQYKVGKVKINQDLFPEEKIYKKIQTSPGKIFSLKTLKEDESILIHLFSDYGYAYTKVNTKIDKDSKNKLVNITFDIDKGSVVYIGRIDIEGNTKTRDKVIRREFKIAEGWPYSASRIEESERRLRRLGYFEEIKIDKEKGAKEEEVNLKVKVKEMLTGSFAIGGGYSSYDKFVIMGDITERNFLGKGQRVTLSARLGARTTRYILNFFDPYFRDSRYSMGWSLYNYELQYDDFTKDSIGGSIRFGYGFTSELSAYMGYRYDDTKLKNLSENVAKIILESKDIHVTSALQLGLIYDSRNRYFLPTKGWYHKIETEYAGEYLGGDSNFFKIEGQHQVYFPIFKLTGHVNLGYGYITEGGAKKVPVFERYFLGGINSVRGFKYGDISPKDPETGNKIGGTRMFYLQTEAIFPLMKSINLNGVVFFDMGNVWDLKTGFQSSDLRKSVGFGLRWLSPFGPLRIEWGYNIKRKPDEDSSNFNFQIGGEF, from the coding sequence TTGAGAAGAATTGGATTTTTCTTCTTTCTCCTACTTTTTATTTTTCCTAAGTCTCTTTTAGCAGAGAATTTTCAAATTCTCATTTATTCAACTAAGACTTACGGAGACTATTTGCCAGAAGAAATTTTAAAGAGCTATTTTGAAAACTTACAAAAAATGTTATCTCAAGAGGGAGGAAAAGTTGAAATAAAAAAGTTTTCTCAGGAAGAGGCTTTTAGTTTTTTGAAAACAGGAGTTTATAGTGGAATAGCAGAACTTAAAGTAATAACTGTAAAAGATAATCTTAGTATAGAGTGGAAGCTCTATCAATTTGAAAAAAAAGAACCCTATTATTTTTATGTTTCAGGAAAAAAGGAGAATATAGGAGAGCTTGTAAATGAAACTTCTAAATTGATAAAAAGTATTTTGGAAAAAAGAAAAATAATTGAAAAAATTCAAATTGCTGGGAATTTGAGAATAGGAGAGGATGTCATTTTACCTAATATAAAAACTAAAGAAGGAGATATTTTTGATCTTAAAAAATTAAACGAAGATTTAAAAAACATTTATAAAATGGGATATTTTGAAAATGTAGAATTAAAGATTGATGAAGGCACCAAAGGTGTAATTGTTACCTTTGAAGTTAAAGAAAATCCATCGGTTAAAGAGATAGTTTTTAGGGGTAATAAAAAAATTAAAACAGAAGATCTCTCAAAAATTGTTGAGATTAAAGAAGGACAGATAGTTACTCCTAAGGAGCTTGATAAAGCTTTAGAAACTATAAAAATGTATTATGAGCAATCAGGATATTTAGGTACTCAAGTTTCTGTAGAAACTGAAAAGGCACCACCAGCTCAAATAAAATTGATTTTTAATATTAAAGAGGGGGAAAAGAAATATATAAAGCAGATTCAATTTATAGGAAATAAAGCCTTTTCTGATAAAGATTTAAAAAGTTATCTTTCTATTTCAGAAAAAACTGTTTTTTCTCCTGTGAAGAAAATAACTCAATATTTAAGGGCTTTCGTTCGTCCTGAACCACTTGCAGAACCAGGAGTTTACAATATAGCTTTTCTTTATAGAGATCTTGCTAAAATAGAAACAGCATACAAAAACAAAGGTTATATAGATGTAAAAGTAGGAGATCCTATAGTGGAAGAGGAACCAGATGGTGTAATTATAAAAATTCCTATTGAAGAAGGCCCTCAATATAAAGTGGGAAAAGTAAAAATAAACCAAGATCTTTTCCCTGAAGAAAAAATCTATAAAAAAATCCAAACTTCTCCTGGAAAAATTTTCAGTCTTAAAACTTTAAAAGAAGACGAGTCAATTCTTATTCATCTTTTTTCTGACTACGGATATGCTTATACTAAAGTAAACACAAAAATCGATAAAGATTCTAAAAACAAATTGGTAAACATAACTTTTGATATTGATAAAGGTTCTGTTGTATATATAGGAAGAATAGATATTGAAGGAAATACAAAAACAAGGGATAAAGTTATTAGAAGGGAATTTAAAATAGCTGAAGGATGGCCATATAGTGCCTCCCGTATCGAAGAAAGTGAAAGAAGATTAAGAAGGCTGGGGTATTTTGAAGAAATAAAGATTGATAAAGAAAAAGGAGCCAAAGAAGAGGAAGTAAATTTGAAAGTGAAAGTAAAAGAGATGCTTACAGGTTCTTTTGCTATAGGAGGTGGTTATAGCTCCTATGATAAATTTGTTATAATGGGAGATATTACAGAAAGAAACTTTTTGGGTAAAGGACAAAGGGTTACTCTTTCTGCAAGATTAGGTGCAAGAACCACAAGATATATTTTAAACTTTTTTGATCCCTATTTTAGAGATTCCCGTTATTCTATGGGATGGTCTTTATATAATTATGAATTACAGTATGACGATTTTACCAAAGATAGTATAGGAGGCTCTATAAGATTTGGATATGGTTTTACTTCTGAACTTTCTGCTTATATGGGATATAGATATGATGATACAAAACTTAAAAATCTTTCTGAAAATGTGGCTAAGATAATTCTTGAATCAAAGGATATACATGTTACCAGTGCCTTACAGTTAGGCTTAATCTACGATTCTCGCAATAGATATTTTTTACCTACAAAGGGATGGTATCACAAGATCGAAACTGAATATGCTGGAGAATACCTTGGAGGAGACAGCAATTTCTTTAAGATTGAAGGACAACATCAAGTTTATTTTCCTATTTTTAAGCTTACAGGTCATGTAAATTTAGGTTATGGTTATATAACTGAAGGAGGAGCAAAAAAAGTTCCTGTTTTTGAAAGATACTTTCTTGGAGGTATAAACTCAGTTAGAGGATTTAAATATGGAGATATATCTCCCAAAGATCCTGAAACTGGAAATAAAATAGGTGGAACAAGGATGTTTTATCTTCAAACAGAAGCTATTTTTCCACTTATGAAAAGTATTAATTTAAATGGGGTTGTTTTCTTTGATATGGGTAATGTATGGGATTTAAAAACAGGCTTTCAAAGTTCAGACCTTAGGAAAAGCGTCGGTTTTGGATTAAGATGGCTTTCTCCTTTTGGACCACTTAGAATAGAATGGGGTTATAATATAAAAAGAAAACCTGATGAAGACTCAAGTAATTTCAATTTCCAGATTGGTGGAGAATTTTGA
- a CDS encoding ABC transporter ATP-binding protein: protein MNENKVIVELKDVKKKYFYPQGELEVLKGINLKVYKKDKIAIVGPSGVGKTTLLNIIGTLDYPTSGEIYYFEKKLDYSDEETLLKLRKENIGFIFQLHYLIPEFTVLENIILPGLISQWKKEDCFKRAYELLEKLNLSEKKYYKPFRLSGGERQKVAIARALFLNPTLLLADEPTGNLDQESAKEVMDIFLRINEELNITIIMVTHNWELAKKMDKIFLLKGGFLVKLEDT from the coding sequence ATGAACGAAAATAAAGTTATAGTAGAACTTAAAGATGTTAAAAAAAAGTATTTTTATCCTCAAGGAGAGCTTGAGGTATTAAAAGGGATAAATCTTAAGGTTTATAAAAAAGATAAGATTGCTATTGTTGGTCCTTCTGGAGTTGGGAAAACGACTCTGTTAAATATAATAGGAACCCTTGATTATCCTACATCTGGTGAAATATATTATTTTGAAAAAAAATTAGATTATAGTGATGAAGAAACATTATTAAAACTAAGGAAAGAAAATATAGGATTTATTTTTCAACTTCACTACCTTATCCCAGAATTTACAGTTTTAGAAAATATCATTTTACCAGGATTAATATCTCAATGGAAAAAAGAAGACTGTTTTAAAAGAGCTTATGAACTTCTTGAAAAACTTAATCTTTCTGAAAAAAAATATTATAAACCTTTTAGGCTTTCTGGAGGAGAAAGACAGAAAGTAGCTATAGCAAGAGCTCTTTTTTTAAATCCTACCTTACTTTTAGCAGATGAGCCAACAGGTAATTTGGACCAAGAAAGCGCAAAAGAAGTTATGGATATTTTTTTAAGGATAAATGAAGAATTAAATATTACTATCATTATGGTTACCCATAATTGGGAACTTGCAAAAAAAATGGATAAAATATTTTTGCTAAAAGGTGGTTTTTTGGTAAAATTAGAAGATACTTAA
- the lysS gene encoding lysine--tRNA ligase yields the protein MTEEHQIIKVRYEKLSAIEKMGIKSYPNDFRPQDKAKYLKEIYKDMPPEELEKREAEFSLAGRVMSKREMGKIIFSHIQDETDKIQILIAKSELPEEDFNFFKKFIDIGDIIGVKGKLIKTKTGEITILVKFLKLLTKALRPLPEKYHGLRDTELRYRMRYLDLIMNQRVREIFRMRTQIIQYIRDYFISEGFLEVETPMMHPIVGGATAKPFVTYHNALDMNLYLRIAPELYLKRLLVGGFERVFELNRNFRNEGVSSKHNPEFTMLEFYEAYATYEDLMKRTEELFYGLALEIKGTPVITYQGNEIDLTPPWKRIEFLKALTELGGIPEEILNDREKLFNFAKEKGIELNLKDPRIGKWWTKLFEELVEPKLIQPTFVIKYPVEVSPLARRNDEDPRFADRFEFYMGGKEIANAFSELNDPRDQRKRFEEQLKLREIDEEIPPEIDEDFLRALEYGMPPCAGEGIGIDRVVMIFTDSPSIREIILFPHLRKKEDL from the coding sequence ATGACAGAGGAACACCAAATTATAAAGGTAAGATATGAGAAGCTTTCTGCTATAGAAAAAATGGGAATAAAAAGTTATCCTAATGATTTTCGTCCTCAAGATAAAGCTAAATATTTAAAAGAAATTTATAAAGATATGCCTCCAGAGGAACTTGAAAAAAGAGAAGCTGAATTTTCCTTAGCTGGTAGGGTTATGAGTAAAAGAGAAATGGGGAAAATTATTTTTTCTCATATTCAAGATGAGACAGACAAAATCCAGATTTTGATAGCTAAATCTGAGTTACCAGAGGAAGATTTTAATTTCTTCAAAAAATTTATAGATATAGGAGATATTATAGGAGTTAAAGGCAAACTTATTAAAACCAAAACAGGTGAAATAACCATCTTGGTTAAATTTTTAAAACTTCTTACCAAAGCCTTAAGACCCCTTCCTGAAAAATATCATGGATTAAGAGATACAGAACTAAGATATAGAATGAGATATTTAGACCTAATAATGAATCAAAGGGTAAGAGAAATTTTTAGGATGAGAACCCAAATTATCCAATATATAAGAGATTATTTTATTTCTGAAGGTTTTTTAGAAGTAGAAACTCCTATGATGCATCCTATTGTAGGAGGTGCAACTGCAAAACCTTTTGTGACTTATCATAATGCCTTAGATATGAATCTTTATTTGAGAATTGCTCCTGAACTTTATTTAAAAAGACTCCTTGTAGGGGGATTTGAAAGGGTTTTTGAATTAAATAGAAATTTCAGAAATGAAGGGGTTTCAAGCAAACACAATCCAGAATTTACTATGCTTGAATTTTATGAAGCCTACGCTACCTATGAAGATCTTATGAAAAGAACAGAAGAACTGTTTTACGGTCTTGCATTGGAAATAAAAGGAACTCCAGTAATAACCTATCAGGGTAATGAAATTGATCTTACTCCTCCTTGGAAAAGAATAGAATTTTTAAAAGCTTTAACTGAGTTAGGAGGAATACCTGAAGAAATTTTAAATGACAGAGAAAAACTTTTCAATTTTGCTAAAGAAAAGGGGATCGAGCTTAATTTAAAAGATCCCCGTATTGGTAAATGGTGGACTAAACTTTTTGAAGAACTTGTTGAACCTAAGCTCATTCAACCTACCTTTGTAATAAAATATCCTGTAGAAGTTTCTCCACTTGCAAGAAGAAATGACGAAGATCCAAGGTTTGCAGATAGATTTGAATTTTATATGGGTGGGAAGGAAATTGCTAATGCCTTTTCCGAATTAAATGATCCAAGAGATCAGAGAAAACGTTTTGAAGAACAACTTAAATTAAGAGAAATAGATGAAGAAATACCTCCGGAAATAGATGAAGATTTCTTAAGGGCTCTAGAATATGGTATGCCTCCTTGTGCAGGAGAAGGAATAGGAATTGATAGGGTAGTTATGATTTTTACAGATAGTCCATCTATTAGAGAAATTATCTTGTTTCCTCATTTAAGAAAAAAAGAAGATTTATAA